The following is a genomic window from Paenibacillus sp. FSL R5-0766.
GCGCCAACCAGCAAGGAAGCGATGACCGCAAGCCAAGCCGGAAGCTGCCAATCAACCATCATAATCGCGGCAACGGCACCAACAAAGGCTGCAATGGAACCAACAGACAGGTCAATATGCCCGGTAATGATGACCAGCACCATTCCGATCGCCAGCACCAAAATGTAGCTGTTCTGCAAGATCAGATTCGTAATATTAATCGGCTTGAGCAACAGCCCGCCTGTAAGTACCTCGAACAAAAGCATAATCACTACCAAGGCAATAATCATGCCGTATTGACGGATATTATTTTTGAACAGTTTTGTTATCATTTCCATGCTTGCCGCCTCCAGACTTGGTCATATATCTCATCAACGTTTCCTGCGATGCTTGCTCCCGGCTGACTTCACCGGTGATTCGTCCGGCATTCATCACATAGATCCGGTCACACAGGCCAAGAACCTCCGGAAGCTCGGATGAGATTACCAGTACGCCCTTGCCTTCAGCAGCAAGCCGATGAATGATCGTATAGATTTCGAATTTCGCTCCCACATCGATACCGCGGGTAGGTTCATCCAGGATAAGAATATCTGGTCCGGCAAAAATCCATTTGCTGAGCACCACTTTTTGCTGGTTGCCTCCACTCAGATTACCGGTCTTCTGCAAAATACTTGGTGCTTTGATGTTCATGCTTTTCTTCATCTTTTCCGCCACCAGTACTTCTTCACGCTCGTTCACTACTGCGTTTCGCGTCAGCTTGCTCAGACCCGTTAAGGAAATATTGCGCTTGATGTCATCCATCAGAATGAGTCCGTATTCCTTGCGGTCTTCTGTCACATAAGCAAACCCATTCTGAATAGCCTCTGTGACGGTATTGTTGTGGATCGGTTTACCATTCTTAATGAGTTGACCCGAAATATTCCGGCCATAGGATTTGCCAAAGATACTCATGGCAAGCTCGGTACGCCCAGCGCCCATCAGCCCGGCAATACCTACAATCTCACCACGTCTGATATTCATATGGATCTGATCCAGTACCTTCCGCTCGGCATGATGTTCGTGATATACCGTCCAGTCCTTTACCTCTAGGATAACTTCACCAATGGTCGCATGACGTTCCGGATAACGGCTGGTGAGATCACGTCCTACCATTCCGCTAATAATCCGGTCCTCCGTCACTTTTTCCTTCTTCATATCCAACGTCTCAATTGTCTTGCCATCCCGTAAAATGGTCACAGAATCGGATACCTTGGATACCTCATTCAGCTTGTGTGAGATCAGGATACAGGCGATGCCCTGTTTCTTGAATTCCAGCATCAATTGCAGCAGATTTTCACTGTCGTCCTCGTTCAGCGCAGCGGTTGGCTCATCCAAAATAAGCAGCCGAACCTTTTTGGAGAGCGCTTTCGCAATTTCGACCAGTTGCTGCTTGCCTACACCGATGCTGGATACCAGCGTGTTTGGATTTTCGCTCAGTCCCACCTTCGAGAGCAGTTCTCGTGTACCTACAAAAGTTTCCTTCCAGTTGACAATTCCTTTGCTCGCACGCTCATTGCCCAGATATATATTTTCCGCGATTGAAAGGTAGGGAATCAGGGCCAGCTCCTGATGGATAATGACAATTCCCAGATCCTCGCTCTGCTTGATATTCTTGAACTCACAATTTTTGCCCTGAAATAAAATGTCGCCTTCATACGTGCCATGTGGATATACACCACTCAGTACCTTCATCAAGGTAGATTTACCTGCGCCATTTTCACCACATATGGAATGAATTTCGCCTTCACGGACTTTTAGATTGACATTTTCCAGTGCTTTAACGCCAGGAAAGGTTTTGGTGATGTTTTTCATTTCCAGAATGATTCCGGCCATGGGATGTGCTCCTTTCATTTATTATTTCAGTCCGATTTCTTCCTTCGTGTAATACTGTGTACCAACGATATCCTGCTCCACATTTGTACGGTCCACCGAGATGGGATCCAAGAGATACGCCGGAACAACCTCAATTCCGTTGTTATATGATGTTGTATCATTAACTTCCGCCTGTTTTCCTTGCAAAATACTATTGGCCATCTCTACCGTCTTCTCCGCTAGCTTCCGTGTATCCTTGAACACCGTCTGCGTCTGTTCCCCGGCCACAATTGACTTAATTGAGGCAAGTTCGGCATCCTGTCCTGTAATAACGGGGAGCGGCTTGTTCGAAGTACCGTAACCAATCCCTTTCAAAGATGAAATGATACCAATACTGATTCCATCATAAGGAGATAATACTGCATCCAGATGATCACCCGAGTAATACGCACTCAGCAGGTTATCCATCCGTGACTGGGCCAGTGCCCCGTCCCAGCGCAAGGTCGCAATCTGGGCCATCGTCATCTGCTTGCTGCGTACCACCAGTTTGCCGGAATCGATGTACGGCTTCAGGACAGACATCGCACCGTCGAAGAAGAAATAGGCATTATTATCATCAGGAGAGCCACCAAACAGCTCAATGTTATACGGTCCTTTTCCATCCTTGAGTCCAAGCTTTTGTTCGATGTAGGAGGCTTGAAGCACACCAACCTTAAAATTGTCGAACGTGGCGTAATAGGTTAGATAGGGCGTATTACGAATGAGGCGATCATACGAGATCACTTGTATCCCTTCGTCATGCGCTTTCTTGATTACATCCGTTAATGTGTTGCCATCCACGGACGCGATGACCATCACATCCACACCTTTGGTGATCATGTTTTCAATCTGTGAAATCTGATTCTCGACCACATCCTCAGCATACTGAAGATCGGTTTTGTACCCCTGCTCCTGAAACAGACGGACCATGTTCTCCCCGTCTCCCACCCATCGTTCTGATGATTTGGTTGGCATCGATATACCGACATATCCCTTGTCTTTGCTGCCTGGACCACTCTCTGCCAGATTGCAGGCCGAGAGCATCAAGGTCATCACCAGAAGCCAGATGAGCATTGCTCCTTTTTTCATATGAAGTTCCCCTTTCCTCACGTCATACGGTTCTGAATGAGTTATAAGATAACGCTTACAATACATGTAGTGCATCCTGTTGCTTGCTGTTCCTGTCTGAGACTAATGGTAGCATTCGAGATGCCGCAAGGTCTTTGCACGTTTTGAACCTTTTTTATAAAAATTTAACTTTTGATGGAAACGCTTAAAGTACAAGTGTGACCCATGAGATACCATACCAGAGTCAAAAAAAAGGACATGCTCCACTTCGCTTCACGCGAAGTAGAACACATCCATCTCATTTATCACACGTCTGAATGAACAACTGTAATACGATATTTAATTCGCGGAAGGATGATAAGCTGTCCCCCCGTTCTTTCGATACTGCACTGGTGAAATGCCCATTGTTTTCTTAAATGCAGTGCTGAAATAATGTTGGGTATCATAACCTACACGCTCAGCTATGGTGTGGATCGGCAGTGTTGTTGAGTCCAACAGCTGTATAGCCTTGCGAATGCGAGCATGCGTGACAAGTGTGACAAAGGAATCATTCAGCTCTTTCTTCAGCACACGACTAAGATATACAGCAGATACTTGTAGACGGGAAGCGAGCGATTCCAGAGTCAGTTCCCGATCGGCATACTCTTCGTGAATAAGCTGTCTTGCCCGGCGCACCAGAGGCGACAACTGCACTTCCCCGTATACCCGCTCACGGCAATGACGGTACGTATCCGGCGTTTCTTCCAGTGTCCCTGCGTGTGTCTCCACATGAGCATGAATGGCAATATTCAGGCAAGAACTGATCTGTTGTTCCAAAAGAGACTCTATCTCTTCAGGGGCTTCCTGCCACAGACACATGCCGATCAAGCCGCTTACGTCCCGAAACAGGACATGTGGCACATCCCCCAGCAGTTCACTAATTATATTTTCCACTGCAAACAGAAACAACTGACGATCATTCTCTCTCAGTATCGTCTGACGAGCTGCAGCGGCAGGCCAGCGTACGACCCCAATCTGCACAGGTGGGACGGCGGGCAGCCGCAAAAACACAAGCTGCTCCGTCAAATTTCTTCCCTCAGCCTGCCCTTCCAGCCATTCCAGCATAAATCGCTGGCGAAGCAACGGGATATTACGTTCAATCTGATGAGCTGCCTGTTGTACATATGCCGTCCTCTGGTGCTCTTCAGTAAGTCGCTGATGCAATCGCTCAAGTGCAGCATGTAATTGTTCTGCTTGCACAGGTTTTAAGATGTAATCCTCTACGCCAAGACGAACCGCCTCCTGCGCATATGCAAATTCATCATGTCCCGAGATGATCAGGTAACGACAGCCCGGACACTTCTGCTGAAGGGCACGGATTAGTTCGATTCCGTTCAGGAATGGCATATTCATATCAACGAGAACAATATCCACACCCAGGTCAGCCGCCCGTTCCAGCGCTTCCTCGCCATCTTCCGCTTCACCTACAACCTCCATCCCAAGCGATGTCCAGTCAATGGCATCCCGAATCCCCTCACGAATGATCGGTTCATCATCAGCGATGAGCACGCGATATTTCTTCGCCACATGGCTATCCGGCGTAATCTCCATTACTGTGGTTGATGCGGATGTCTCATCTGTTTCAGTGGAAGTTGTCACGCCTGATTTCATGAATTTTCCCATTCACTCTCCTGCCTCTCTTCGTTATTGATTTGCTTGGTTGGTGGGAGCTCTCGCATCAACGGATGATTGATGGTCACACTCGTTCCTTCACCTTCCTGGCTCTCCAGTACAATACCGTACTCATCGCCAAAGGACAGACGGAGACGGGCCTGCACATTCAACATTCCATAACTTTTGCCTGTCATCCCAGGCGAAGACGCTTCCAAACTTGCCAAAGGAGCTTCGAGCAGCTGCTGCATCTCGGCCAGCCGTTCGTTGGACATGCCTGCCCCATTATCCTGAACGGTCAGCAGTAGTCTGTTATGTTCCAATCTGGCCTCCACCCGAATGTGTCCCGGCCCACGCCTGCCCTTGATCCCATGATAGATTGCATTCTCTATTAGAGGCTGAAGCAGCAGCTTTAACACGAAAAGTTCCCCCAGTTCCTCTGGGATATTCAATGTATACTGAAGACGATCGCGGTATCGTGTCTGCTGAATTTGCAGATAGCTGGTCATATGCTCAATCTCGGAATGCAGCGGAATGTAATCCTGTCCCTTACTAAGCCCTATGCGAAATAATCGAGATAACGCGCCAACCATGCCGGATACATCTTCTGCCCCCTCTTTGCGCGCCATCCAATGAATCGTATCCAGGGTATTGTACAAAAAGTGTGGTTTGATATGCTCCTGCAAACTTCGCATCTCAGCGTCACGCTTCTGCCGCTCCCGCAATTCATTAAGTGATATCAGTTCTCGAATCTGTGCCAGCATTCGGTTATAACTGTTGCCAAGCATGCCAATCTCGTCAGCCCGGTCGCTCCAGCGACCTGGTCTGAGATTGCCGGTCTCCGCCCTGCGCATATAGGACATGAGCCGGAAAATAGGCTGAGCAATGGAACGGGAGAACCATAAAGAGGCGCTCAGGCCAAACAAACACACCACAAATACAAAGCTAACCACGTAAAACTGGATTTGGCGCACTTCGGATATCGAGTCTCTTGTTGGAAATACCCCTACCGTTCTCCAACCCGTAAAGGTAGACGACTGATACATGAATAATAACGTTCCACCTTCTGTTTCAGCGGTAAATGTTCCACTCTCACCGGAGGGGAACCAGTCTGTGGGAATGTGTTCTATTAGCGGGTGCTCCGGCTTATATACACTTTGACCTTCTGCATCCGTCACCATCACATAACCGGATTTCCCCAAGGTTACATTACGGGCAGCCTGAGAGACGGACCTTAGTTTAAGATCAATCATAATAACGCCCCGCACACGTCCTGACGCTTCATCCGTTATGGAACGCGCAACCGATACAATTTCATCGTCCTTATACCGTACATGTGTCGTGAGATTACGCTCTTTCGGCTGACCCAATACCATGAAGATGCCCGGATTGGCCGAAGCTTTTTGATACCAATTTTCCTGAATCAGGCTCTGTTCCGCTCGGGGATACATCTCGTTGCTAATATAGTCACCACTTGCATTGACGAGAACAATTCCGGCGATTTCAGGATATAATGTTGTGAACCCCTGCAAGGTTTGTTTGATGCCATATAACCGATTTTGCTCCGTTTCGGTAATTGTGTCCCTGTTCATCGATTCGATGCCTGCATCATCATTCGGTGGCATTTTGTCGTCCATAAAAGCATCAATATCCGGGTCAAATGCAATCAGATAGGTCATGTTTTGCAAATTTTCCATTTTGCTGTTCAGAGCTTCATTCACTTTGCCAATCAGTTGCATGGTATGCCCTTCAACCTGTCGCTCAACTACGCGCTCCACCGTCCAGTTCACAAGCAACCCAAGCCCTACGGATGGTACAATGGCGAATAACAGAAAAAGCAACATCAGCTGGTAGCGAAGGGGCATATTACGCAAGCGCAAACGCCGAATCCCGTTCCTGAAAGTGGAGAGAATCGCTCTCCTGCTCCAAGGCCTTGGACTCTTGAAATCTCCCTTGTTATTTGGCATAGTAATCATCCACATCCGAGCGTGTCACCACAGAGATCCCTGTGTCCACCATCACGGGAAGCGGTGCATTTTCACCGGATGAGGATGGGGCAGGAACCGTTAACTGATGATGCAGATGGAACAGATATTGGAGCGACCAATATCCCATATTCCAGGTTCCCTGTGCAATTGTAGCTGAGATCGTACCGTTCTTGATCATGTCCAATGTAGCCTTATTTGTATCAAACGAAATAATCTGCAATGGATGTCTGTCCCCGGCAGTTTGAACGGCTTCCCCCGCCCCTGCTCCTCCGGTGGCTTCAGTCACAAAAATACCCGCCAGCTCGGGATGTTCCTTCATCATTCTCTGTGTTTCGTCTCTGGATACCATCGCATCACCGTGTCCATCTGCAACTTCAACGATCCGCATGGAAGGGTACCTCTCCTTGATCGTATCGCGGAAGCCCTTCGTCCGCTCTTCATGATTTTGTTGCCCAGGTAAAGTTAATACCGCGACCTCTCCCTCACGACCCAGCAGTTCAGCCATTTTATCGGCAGCCATTACACCCGACTTGTAATTATCTGTCCCAAGAAAAGAATAGGCCTGGCTATCAGGTGCATCCGCGTCAAATAATACAACAGGGATATCTGCGTCGATTGCCTTGTTAATCGCTGGAACTAACGATTGTGGATCGATTGCAGATATAGCAATGCCCGCGGGTTTACGAGCGATAGCCTGCTCGATCACCATGGTCTGCTCCTTCGCATCATACCGGGTAGCCCCGCGATATTCTACGGTCACGCCAAGTGCATCCGCGGCATCCTCAAATCCTTTGAGCGGGCTCTTCCAATACTCCAGCCCGGACTGGAATGTAATCATGATATACGTCTCTCCGATATCACCGCGCAGCCCACGGTCCTCCCATGAACTGTTTACCTGACTGGTGTATTCGAATCTCAACACATACAACGCAAATGCTGAGATTAGCAAAATGTAAACAAGCAGCATTTTTTTCATTCCGTTCACTTCCTCAAGTTGTCTGATCACCTTGTACTTCGTTTAAATTGTAAACGCAATCATTCAAAAAGAAAACTCCCCCTTATCTTTTAAAAAGGAAGCTCCTGTTGCTAACCGTGTATCTGCTGCAATAATGTACTATATGGTATCTCCCTCTGGACGTATGATCATGGAACTAAACTACAACCAGAGGAGAGCATCAGCATTATGAATCTTGCATCTTTTTTAATCTACTGCATCGTCGTTACATTCACCCCCGGCCCCAGCAATATCGTAATTCTTTCTTCCGTACAACACGTTGGGGCACGTCAAACGATGCAATATG
Proteins encoded in this region:
- the mmsA gene encoding multiple monosaccharide ABC transporter ATP-binding protein gives rise to the protein MAGIILEMKNITKTFPGVKALENVNLKVREGEIHSICGENGAGKSTLMKVLSGVYPHGTYEGDILFQGKNCEFKNIKQSEDLGIVIIHQELALIPYLSIAENIYLGNERASKGIVNWKETFVGTRELLSKVGLSENPNTLVSSIGVGKQQLVEIAKALSKKVRLLILDEPTAALNEDDSENLLQLMLEFKKQGIACILISHKLNEVSKVSDSVTILRDGKTIETLDMKKEKVTEDRIISGMVGRDLTSRYPERHATIGEVILEVKDWTVYHEHHAERKVLDQIHMNIRRGEIVGIAGLMGAGRTELAMSIFGKSYGRNISGQLIKNGKPIHNNTVTEAIQNGFAYVTEDRKEYGLILMDDIKRNISLTGLSKLTRNAVVNEREEVLVAEKMKKSMNIKAPSILQKTGNLSGGNQQKVVLSKWIFAGPDILILDEPTRGIDVGAKFEIYTIIHRLAAEGKGVLVISSELPEVLGLCDRIYVMNAGRITGEVSREQASQETLMRYMTKSGGGKHGNDNKTVQK
- the chvE gene encoding multiple monosaccharide ABC transporter substrate-binding protein; protein product: MKKGAMLIWLLVMTLMLSACNLAESGPGSKDKGYVGISMPTKSSERWVGDGENMVRLFQEQGYKTDLQYAEDVVENQISQIENMITKGVDVMVIASVDGNTLTDVIKKAHDEGIQVISYDRLIRNTPYLTYYATFDNFKVGVLQASYIEQKLGLKDGKGPYNIELFGGSPDDNNAYFFFDGAMSVLKPYIDSGKLVVRSKQMTMAQIATLRWDGALAQSRMDNLLSAYYSGDHLDAVLSPYDGISIGIISSLKGIGYGTSNKPLPVITGQDAELASIKSIVAGEQTQTVFKDTRKLAEKTVEMANSILQGKQAEVNDTTSYNNGIEVVPAYLLDPISVDRTNVEQDIVGTQYYTKEEIGLK
- a CDS encoding response regulator, with product MEITPDSHVAKKYRVLIADDEPIIREGIRDAIDWTSLGMEVVGEAEDGEEALERAADLGVDIVLVDMNMPFLNGIELIRALQQKCPGCRYLIISGHDEFAYAQEAVRLGVEDYILKPVQAEQLHAALERLHQRLTEEHQRTAYVQQAAHQIERNIPLLRQRFMLEWLEGQAEGRNLTEQLVFLRLPAVPPVQIGVVRWPAAAARQTILRENDRQLFLFAVENIISELLGDVPHVLFRDVSGLIGMCLWQEAPEEIESLLEQQISSCLNIAIHAHVETHAGTLEETPDTYRHCRERVYGEVQLSPLVRRARQLIHEEYADRELTLESLASRLQVSAVYLSRVLKKELNDSFVTLVTHARIRKAIQLLDSTTLPIHTIAERVGYDTQHYFSTAFKKTMGISPVQYRKNGGTAYHPSAN
- a CDS encoding sensor histidine kinase, which codes for MPLRYQLMLLFLLFAIVPSVGLGLLVNWTVERVVERQVEGHTMQLIGKVNEALNSKMENLQNMTYLIAFDPDIDAFMDDKMPPNDDAGIESMNRDTITETEQNRLYGIKQTLQGFTTLYPEIAGIVLVNASGDYISNEMYPRAEQSLIQENWYQKASANPGIFMVLGQPKERNLTTHVRYKDDEIVSVARSITDEASGRVRGVIMIDLKLRSVSQAARNVTLGKSGYVMVTDAEGQSVYKPEHPLIEHIPTDWFPSGESGTFTAETEGGTLLFMYQSSTFTGWRTVGVFPTRDSISEVRQIQFYVVSFVFVVCLFGLSASLWFSRSIAQPIFRLMSYMRRAETGNLRPGRWSDRADEIGMLGNSYNRMLAQIRELISLNELRERQKRDAEMRSLQEHIKPHFLYNTLDTIHWMARKEGAEDVSGMVGALSRLFRIGLSKGQDYIPLHSEIEHMTSYLQIQQTRYRDRLQYTLNIPEELGELFVLKLLLQPLIENAIYHGIKGRRGPGHIRVEARLEHNRLLLTVQDNGAGMSNERLAEMQQLLEAPLASLEASSPGMTGKSYGMLNVQARLRLSFGDEYGIVLESQEGEGTSVTINHPLMRELPPTKQINNEERQESEWENS
- a CDS encoding substrate-binding domain-containing protein, which codes for MKKMLLVYILLISAFALYVLRFEYTSQVNSSWEDRGLRGDIGETYIMITFQSGLEYWKSPLKGFEDAADALGVTVEYRGATRYDAKEQTMVIEQAIARKPAGIAISAIDPQSLVPAINKAIDADIPVVLFDADAPDSQAYSFLGTDNYKSGVMAADKMAELLGREGEVAVLTLPGQQNHEERTKGFRDTIKERYPSMRIVEVADGHGDAMVSRDETQRMMKEHPELAGIFVTEATGGAGAGEAVQTAGDRHPLQIISFDTNKATLDMIKNGTISATIAQGTWNMGYWSLQYLFHLHHQLTVPAPSSSGENAPLPVMVDTGISVVTRSDVDDYYAK